AGGTTGCTTGAATCAAAACAAAACACGCCTCATTTATACTTAACCGCAGGTATTAAAAGTTTATACAGTGAGTTTTATGGCAAACATTAATATATCTGTGATTAAAACTATCTACTTGTTTCTGATAGATGTGATCCTGGATCCTCTTCTATCTTTCAGAAAGGAGCTTAAAGGTATGGTTCAGATCTCTTCCTTATTACCATTTTTACTTTCCCACCTAGTCACCTACTGTTTGTGaacattatttttctttctgtGCAGATAAATTTGGTGTCAAAGTTTCAGTGAATGACATCGTAATAAAAACTGTGGCAATGGCATTGAGTAATGTTCCAAAAGCCAATGGTAAGATTCTTATGTAagtgatacgaacccatcccataataggctcgcatcattccataagctaggtgtagaactcactcccaaaagctagcttaaaggaggaggggacaccttgacttataaaccaccaaccaattccatacttggccgatgtgtgATCATAACAGTATTctagatttttgttttattcatgAAAGGTTAATCCTTTAATGATTGCAAAAACTATGTTACTACGACAATAACAgtgattttgaataaaaaagacACAAGATGTATCCGTCAAAAATGTGTAGGGggattttcaagtttttgacACAATTTACCAGTTtcccttttaattattttcccTTGTTCTGACTCGTTAGAGATAGTACATACCCATATTGTTACGTCTGCTACTCTGCATTAGGACTGTCTATTAGGTCGGGTACGTGGGTTGGCTGGTCAATTTACTTAACCTTAACAACCGACCCACTAAAAGgtttcaggtcagaaatttcaacaCATGTTGGTGGGTTAATAGATGGCGAGTACCCGGTCAATTTAATGATTAACTCCCCACGCTCCTCCTAAAAACAAAGTATCCAACAATAAAACTGCTTATTGAATGCATTCAAACTACTAATATGCGATAAACAAAACATAAGTTCAAATTGTACCAAAATATGATGACTATAGTTCcaaaatatgttattattaggGCTCTCACCTTTGTATGGTGAGTTGGAGGTGATTCGAAACACgttcttaaaaaaaagttattagagTTTAGATATTACACTGCAGAGGGCTTGTGaatcttatatataaaatcgATTTTCAAGTCTACCTAATGACCTTAAAGCCCGGCCCGAACTCGATCTGGAAACAATCAGGTTGGCGGGTCGAGAATACACACCCGTTACCCAGTTTTTTCAGGTCGTGTTCCCGGTTGGGTCAAGTATTGCCAGCCCTATATGCAATACCACATACGAAAGGGATTTCTCTTATGATCATAGCTTATATCATAAACCTACTTTCGGTATCATATCTAAGTGCTGATAGTTGACACTGAAATTACATAACAGCTTTCTGGGATGACAAGAAAGGAGAAATTGTATTGTGTGACTCTGTTGATATATCAATTGCAGTTGCTACTGAGAAGGTATCAATCtcttcctttttatttattcactTCGTGACTGCCAAGGTTCCTTATCTTATAATGTTTTCTTTCAATTATAGGGACTGATGACTCCAATCGTGAGAAATGCTGATCATAAATCTATATCAGCTATTTCCATCGAGGTATTATTCGTGCTTTCTTTTTTAGTTTGACATTAATGTTttactttctctctcatttAGGAATCGACAGCACACATTTTTAAGATCCCATTATGTTCATTGTATCTGTTTCCTCCGTGAAATTGTTTCGGTACTTGGCATAAATTTGAAGGAGGTCATTTAACCATCGTCAAATATATTAATGCCCTTTATTAATACAAAACCATGGATACATTGTAAACCTCATCGGATATGGGCAAATTGTAATTATAACTTGGGGATTTTCTAAAAGGAAAAGTTTCAGTTTTCATAGGAGATTTGAAAAGGTAAATTTTTGCTTCTAGTATGATTAGTGCCAAGCCTCATTAATTTGTTTGTATCATCTCAAGATCAAGGAACTCGCTGAGAAAGCACGAGCAGGGAAACTTACACCAAATGAATTTCAAGGTGGCACTTTCAGGTGAggctttttcttctttatttcatTACATAGTTTTGATATTCATTTTGGCCTCATGTTCATGTTTTTCATTTCTGTTCTTTTATAGTATATCGAATTTGGGTATGTTTCCGGTTGACCAATTTTGTGCAATAATAAATCCACCGCAGGTATGTTTCTAAATGCAAATAACATTTCAAGTTTTCCTGCTAATCATAAAACATGACCAATTGCTTTATGTGTGCAGTCTGGCATTCTTGCTGTTGGTAGGGGCAACCAGGTGGTTGAGCCAGTGTTCGACAATGATGGTAAACCATCTGTAACTTGTATAGATTTGGCAAAACAGATGGGTTGTGTAATGGGTTGGTTAAAGTGGGTTCTGGGTGGGTTGTGTTGGGTTGGGCTGACTTACCAATGCCTGTTGATCTTTTATGTTGAACTTTCTTATTTGCATGTATCATATGTATTGAATGGTAGATGAATACGATTAGGAAAAATTTCATTATATGTTAATTTTAAGATCACTTCATTCAACAAAAAAATGAATTAGGAGGTTGTCAATATTTAAGTACTTGTTTAGAGTTTTAACTCGTTTCCATTCTAGctgatatgtttttatatttgacCCCTTTTTAATTAACCAAGACTGATTCGGCCTTTCCAAACAAAACTACGGCCTATATGGCATGTTATTATACAAGGGAGTCATTTTTTTCACCAACAGATCTGTTGTAATttcaataaacataaacatgctAATCGCCTAATCTAGTGATTCATTATATGTCAGGAGTTGAGAAGCCAGGTGTAGTTACAAAAATGAACGTAACATTATCTGCTGATCATCGTATATTTGATGGAGAAGTAGCAGGTATGTAGTGTGCATTAGTTATATTTATCTATGAAAATTTCGTCGTTGACAAATCGAGAAAACGACATTTAATGGCTTATTATTTATTCGACAGCTGCTTTCCTGGGATCCTTGAAATCAAACTTTAGTGACATACGGAGACTACTAATATAGTCAGGAGCAGGAAACGCCTTACAAGAAAAATTCATAGAtgtgatttttttgataaatgCACCTAAAAATTTCAAGCTGCAGAAAGTATTTGTCTTGGCAATCAAGCTTTATTTGCGATGTGTACAATTTTTAGAGTTTTCTAATTATTTTGGCCTATTTGTTTACGAGGCGAGCCAGTCTGCCGTGCAAATTACCGTTAATAATGAGGCATGATTGCTCTTGAGATTTTTGACCATTTTCAAGAGGCAGGCATGTGTCTTGCATCTTTGTAAAAAGAAACGATGTAGAGAAAAGCAGCTTTGTTCTTATAATAAATTTTGCTTATTTGGTTCACAAAAATTGAAGTATATGAAACGAAAATTACAGTTAAACATTTACTCCCGGgagaaataaaaaaaggtaaGTTGATAGGAATCCCTTAGTCTCATGTGCCTAACGCATCCGCATAGTGTCAAGGTATACCACCAAATTAACCCCCCTTGTGGAGATCGAATCCGCGCCCTGTGGGACCAGTCGAAGAATTTGCCGACATGGTTGCCATTGTGCCATACTCCTCGAAGTATAAAACATGTACTCAAAGTTTCATATTAACGATACTTTTTTGATCAAGATCCAACGAAGTTAATATGCATCTCCTTCACATTTTCTGAACAAAAACAAATGGCTAAATGTATTTGACACCTGACGATTATATAATTCTGAAAAATATTACATACATAATACGTAACTTGAATTAGGGGTGTTATCAAGTTGAGCTCGAGCTCAACATGGCTAGAGCTCGACTTGAAAAATATTCGGTAGGCTCAAGCTGCCATGATAGCTCGTCGAGCTTTCAATGTGTAAGCTCGAGCACGACTCTTTATACCAACAATATGGCTCGACCTTAGCTcgaaaaactcaaaaaaggaTCAAGCTTGGCTTGTATTTATAAACATGGactaaaaaaaactcaaaaatatatacaaatatcaCTCATAGAATTTGAACTTTACTActtaagaattatatataagaaaatatattgaaaGCTTGAAAACTCAATACGTATTCGAGCCAACTATgtaaagctcgagctcgactcgataaCTATTTTGAGCATGAATTTAGGGCTCGAGCTCGAGATCAACAATAGCTCTACTTGATCGATTCGAGCTCGGGTTGCTCGAAAAAAGCTCGACTTGATGGCAGCGCTAACTTGAATGTAAAGATTATAGACCTCAAGCTTTCAACTAACAACGTAACAAATTGAAATATTAGGGGGTAATTGTTACAAAATCTAAAAGCCAAAGGATCATATTCAGAATATCAAAATTCTATAAATACTCATCTTCTTCCATTTCACAAAACCCTAGCATCAGCAGAAGCAGGAGCGGCGGCGCGGGAAAAAATGGTGAAGTTTCTGAAGCCAAACAAGGCGGTGGTGGTGCTGAACGGCCGATTCGCCGGCCGGAAAGCAGTGATCGTGAAACAATTCGACGACGGAACACGTGACCGTCCGTACGGCCACTGTTTAGTCGCCGGAATATCAAAATATCCCAAAAAAGTAATCAAAAAGGATTCAGCGAAAAAAACGGCCAAAAAATCGCGCGTGAAAGCTTTCATAAAGCTAGTGAATTACAATCATATCATGCCTACCAGATACACACTGGATGTCGATCTGAAAGATATTGTCACGGTCGACGCGCTTCAGTCGCGTGATAAGAAGGTGAGCGCGTGTAAGGAAACCAAGGCGCGTTTGGAGGAACGGTTTAAGACTGGCAAAAACAGGTGGTTTTTCTCCAAATTGAGGTTTTAGTTCTGGTGATGATGTGGCGGTGGTGGTTTTTATGTTATggaatttttgataattttatgTTATGGATTTATAATGATGTTAAATGACTTGTTTTGAtgattttagtttaattaattaacgcATTTTTGAGATATGTGCAATTTTCAGCGTGATTTAAAAGTATTGATAGTGATTTAGATTTACATCTGATTTATAGTTTATCTCCACTGGATCAAAATACAGAGTTGTACTTAACACTTGGTTTTTGAACAAAACGTTTAGGTATAATTAGCAAGCCAGAAAATGAATATTGTGGAGATTGTCTGGTTTCCATAGGTACTTTTTCAGATTTTGTGGATTGCAAGTTTGCAACAAGGAAAAGAGAATGATGATTGTACTTAACACTTTGTTAATTTCATGTTTGGTCCATCCTGAAAGAGATTTTTAGATTCAAGCCATTTGCCTTACCACTTCCAAAATAATACTTAGGACAAGAAACAAAACTCCACCAACTTGTGAACTTTTATGAAGAAACAAAACTCCACCAAATCTTATCATCTTTTGAGAACTCTCTAATTTGAATGGGAAAATACTAAATGCTATTAGTAGTATATATACTGTTCTCACATTCATCTTCTTCAATTTTTCAAACGTGATTAAATACCCAGTTCCCTCTCCCCTTTGTTTTTCACCTTTGCTGTATCTAATTAAAGACAGTAAATAATATGCAAGCTTTCCCAAATTTGAATTATcctttcaaattcttttaacCATCAAACTTATTTGATGATTTTAACCATTCGGGGGTTAAAGGTTGAAACATAAAACTTAAAACAGACTTACATATTGGATTATGggaatattttttgttgttaaaagcGTGGAATATATACTTGAAACTTATAAACTTCATTGTTAAcccaataaataaaaagttggaACTACTTAATTCACTAtaaatcatattgcatttgttcacacttttaggtgagtatgaacaaattaaaaattttgtcacgctttttagtgtgtagaaatatattgaattagaAGTGTGTGGAAATTTTTCCACGCTAAAAAGTGtttgaaataaaagttcacaaataaaagttcaaacttttatttcaaacactttttagtgtatagaaatttccatacacttctaattcaatatatttttacacactaaaaagcg
The Erigeron canadensis isolate Cc75 chromosome 2, C_canadensis_v1, whole genome shotgun sequence DNA segment above includes these coding regions:
- the LOC122589295 gene encoding 60S ribosomal protein L27-3, yielding MVKFLKPNKAVVVLNGRFAGRKAVIVKQFDDGTRDRPYGHCLVAGISKYPKKVIKKDSAKKTAKKSRVKAFIKLVNYNHIMPTRYTLDVDLKDIVTVDALQSRDKKVSACKETKARLEERFKTGKNRWFFSKLRF